A window of the Lactuca sativa cultivar Salinas chromosome 5, Lsat_Salinas_v11, whole genome shotgun sequence genome harbors these coding sequences:
- the LOC111897881 gene encoding uncharacterized protein LOC111897881, whose translation MGRGRGKAKKSSIMAREDGSGEEEKLPVKRRGRPTKAQKENNEEEEEAEKMDYENKDTKVESSLENGSKRKKQSLETEEESMEMVKDEENGDVLTKSVGFRHNGSRRKNKPRRAAEVGVSACQVCSWVALKS comes from the coding sequence ATGGGTAGAGGAAGGGGAAAAGCAAAGAAAAGTTCAATCATGGCTCGTGAGGACGGAAGTGGGGAAGAAGAAAAGTTGCCAGTTAAGCGAAGAGGAAGACCAACAAAAGCACAGAAAGAAaataatgaagaagaagaagaagctgaaAAGATGGATTATGAAAACAAAGACACAAAAGTGGAATCTTCATTGGAGAATGGAAGCAAGAGAAAGAAACAATCTCTAGAGACTGAAGAAGAAAGCATGGAAATGGTGAAAGATGAAGAAAATGGTGATGTGTTAACAAAATCTGTGGGGTTTAGACATAATGGAAGCAGGCGGAAAAACAAGCCACGCAGGGCGGCAGAAGTTGGTGTCAGTGCATGTCAAGTTTGCAGTTGGGTGGCGCTCAAAAGCTGA